The Dermacentor albipictus isolate Rhodes 1998 colony chromosome 2, USDA_Dalb.pri_finalv2, whole genome shotgun sequence genome has a segment encoding these proteins:
- the LOC135899816 gene encoding endothelin-converting enzyme 2-like isoform X1, with the protein MATDQKKLPNSRDASTIPPRSHQSQDGSKKKKKKQRRLKRDDQVSHPSCLAQESTTPSQQSSTASVSSSATLTPVVSVSPKTTDWTPSASGSESVSTAACEPAWLVPKEGADVATVNVSSPLQQKSATEGKSAASARELVDPRPAAKPERLQSEPSFGATAPPGAHPWSLRSSSRVWGGSLFDLSPSTKMDETTLVIGSRASAPELLDTWSASPWMEPRSCGVASKDSATAPYPMRQSFSATTSRPARITMPSWLFPRVRGRETPGGSSVPSAMPPLTGQRPYGVGTESGGARSNLQVPYTPTLMSTGASTHPKNAESRIAGRKDNRSLSFCQLDGDRDVVSVHRQLPDAVVADPSVGVTSNKTVVIAAGFGLFWVSFIVVLLLLWEHRLVEHSRDPMCRTEDCVRHAELLANIIATSSVDPCEDFAAYVCSSPSAAGLVSSDNHHASAMDAAIYSWYSGLGEMLHVGSASVPFGRKPLEMYESCSEGVSGLDSDPVEFLRFVNEAGLSWPDEPSKGADALSVFVSHAFYYEAPAWFSVAISESTNRSDWRLVFSPSRHLPGMLEQHERVFRSGSPVRHYRNTFRAIGGGDVGPWNEELINEMATMERDVLWKLFGAVSSPRKASALISLEEFDNYTPSISCSSWLRALRQSLPLRPTLATEVYLTDVTYIKTVGELFAKYDDQRLLRHLSWLFVQRYAAVVNVSVLVDGYMDYEAAKAARHQFCGFNVEVSYNLLLSVLYFVLRISNFDKASIDATFDSLTAAARHLVIKSSWLDSESKCVAAEKLRAVKMGIWPNKALLKPKTLETIYGDFPEDQGSFTAYWTETRRKLREAKQDVLYHRFANRPMNAAEPYLTYEAIANSVLIATGAVAKPLYYSNGTKGMMYGGIGFLMMLEIVKSLDISGLRWHPNGSVVDSILSEASMEKFDIRDSCRVGGENVSVFPEVPALEVAYSALQEALTRDRRRFRISENITEERAFFLTLCLMTCRRKRLVSTARADCNKAVRYFRLFAKAFSCPLGSNMNPRTKCKFFA; encoded by the exons ATGGCGACTGACCAGAAGAAGCTTCCCAATTCCAG GGATGCCTCGACGATTCCTCCGCGTTCCCATCAAAGCCAAGACGggagcaaaaagaagaaaaagaagcaacgcCGGCTCAAACGCGACGATCAAGTGTCTCACCCGAGCTGCTTGGCGCAGGAGTCCACCACGCCTTCGCAGcagtcgtcgacggcgtcggtgTCGTCGAGCGCGACACTGACGCCGGTCGTCAGCGTGTCGCCCAAGACAACCGACTGGACACCGTCCGCCTCCGGAAGCGAATCGGTCAGCACCGCGGCTTGTGAGCCCGCCTGGCTGGTACCAAAAGAAGGGGCAGACGTTGCCACCGTCAACGTCTCGTCGCCGTTGCAACAAAAGAGCGCCACGGAGGGCAAGAGCGCTGCTTCGGCCCGAGAACTTGTTGACCCGCGGCCcgcagcaaagccagagcggctGCAGTCAGAACCCTCCTTCGGCGCCACGGCGCCGCCCGGTGCTCACCCATGGAGCCTCCGATCCTCCTCCCGTGTCTGGGGAGGGAGCCTATTCGACCTGTCCCCAAGCACCAAGATGGACGAGACCACCCTGGTGATCGGATCGCGCGCAAGCGCGCCCGAGCTCCTCGACACGTGGTCAGCATCGCCCTGGATGGAACCACGCAGTTGCGGTGTTGCCTCTAAGGATTCAGCCACGGCGCCGTACCCGATGCGTCAGTCGTTCAGCGCGACCACGTCACGGCCCGCAAGAATAACGATGCCGTCGTGGCTCTTTCCAAGAGTTCGAGGCCGCGAAACGCCAGGCGGCTCGTCGGTGCCGTCAGCAATGCCTCCGTTGACGGGACAACGGCCCTACGGTGTGGGCACAGAATCCGGCGGTGCTCGGAGCAATCTGCAGGTGCCGTACACTCCTACTCTGATGTCGACGGGCGCCTCGACTCATCCGAAGAATGCCGAAAGCCGTATCGCCGGAAGGAAAGACAACCGTTCGCTGAGCTTTTGCCAACTGGATGGCGATCGAGACGTCGTGAGTGTACAT AGACAGCTTCCCGACGCTGTCGTCGCAGATCCTTCTGTCGGAGTCACTTCGAACAAAACAGTGGTCATCGCCGCAGGGTTCGGCCTGTTCTGGGTGTCGTTCATCGTCGTGCTGCTCCTCCTGTGGGAGCATCGCTTAGTGGAGCACAGCCGGGACCCAATGTGCCGAACGGAAGACTGCGTTCGACACGCCGAGCTTCTCGCCAACATCATCGCCACCTCGAGCGTGGATCCCTGCGAAGACTTCGCAGCGTACGTCTGCTCCTCCCCGTCGGCCGCCGGCCTTGTTTCCAGCGACAACCACCACGCGTCCGCCATGGACGCCGCAATCTACAGCTGGTACAGCGGACTCGGAGAAATGCTACACGTCGGTTCTGCCTCGGTGCCATTCGGTCGCAAGCCGCTCGAGATGTACGAGTCCTGTTCGGAAGGCGTTTCGGGGCTCGACTCCGACCCGGTCGAGTTCCTGCGTTTCGTGAACGAGGCGGGGCTGAGTTGGCCCGACGAGCCGTCGAAGGGCGCGGACGCCCTCTCCGTGTTCGTGTCGCACGCTTTTTATTACGAAGCTCCCGCCTGGTTCTCGGTGGCGATTTCGGAATCGACAAATCGCAGCGACTGGCGACTGGTCTTTTCGCCTAGTCGTCACCTGCCGGGCATGTTGGAGCAGCACGAACGCGTCTTCAGGAGCGGCTCTCCCGTACGTCACTACAGAAACACTTTTCGAGCCATCGGAGGCGGCGATGTGGGCCCTTGGAACGAAGAACTCATCAACGAGATGGCCACGATGGAGCGCGACGTGTTGTGGAAGCTCTTCGGAGCTGTATCGAGTCCGCGTAAGGCGTCGGCGCTCATATCGCTCGAAGAGTTCGACAACTACACCCCCTCCATTTCCTGCTCGAGCTGGCTGAGGGCACTGAGGCAAAGCCTCCCGCTGCGTCCGACGTTGGCCACCGAGGTGTACCTAACCGACGTGACGTACATAAAAACCGTGGGCGAGCTTTTTGCCAAGTACGACGACCAACGACTTTTGCGGCATCTTTCTTGGCTTTTCGTACAGCGGTATGCTGCAGTCGTAAATGTCAGCGTGCTCGTCGATGGCTACATGGACTACGAAGCTGCGAAAGCAGCCCGCCACCAATTCTGCGGCTTCAACGTGGAAGTGTCTTACAATCTGTTACTTTCCGTGCTGTACTTTGTCTTGAGAATTTCAAACTTCGACAAGGCTTCGATTGACGCCACCTTCGACTCCCTGACTGCGGCAGCCAGGCATTTGGTCATTAAGTCGAGCTGGCTGGACTCGGAGAGCAAATGTGTGGCCGCAGAAAAGCTAAGGGCCGTTAAAATGGGCATCTGGCCCAACAAGGCACTTTTGAAGCCTAAAACATTGGAAACCATCTACGGCGACTTTCCGGAGGACCAGGGTTCGTTCACCGCTTACTGGACCGAGACGAGAAGGAAACTGCGTGAAGCGAAGCAGGACGTGTTGTACCACCGATTCGCGAATCGGCCGATGAATGCCGCAGAACCGTACCTGACATACGAAGCTATCGCGAACAGCGTACTAATCGCCACCGGTGCCGTTGCCAAGCCGCTGTATTATAGCAACGGTACGAAAGGCATGATGTACGGAGGCATCGGCTTCTTGATGATGTTAGAAATCGTCAAGTCGCTGGACATCAGTGGTTTGCGCTGGCATCCGAATGGTAGCGTCGTGGATTCCATACTCTCCGAGGCATCTATGGAGAAGTTCGATATCCGCGACTCTTGCCGCGTTGGAGGAGAGAACGTGAGCGTCTTTCCGGAAGTTCCAGCTTTGGAAGTCGCTTACTCCGCGCTTCAAGAGGCGCTGACGAGGGACCGACGCCGGTTTAGAATCTCCGAGAACATCACCGAAGAGAGGGCGTTCTTCCTAACCCTTTGTCTTATGACGTGTCGCCGGAAACGCCTAGTCAGCACTGCCAGAGCCGACTGCAACAAGGCCGTGCGATATTTTCGCCTGTTTGCGAAAGCGTTCTCCTGCCCCCTCGGTTCGAACATGAATCCGCGCACCAAGTGCAAGTTCTTTGCCTGA
- the LOC135899816 gene encoding endothelin-converting enzyme 2-like isoform X2, with translation MATDQKKLPNSRDASTIPPRSHQSQDGSKKKKKKQRRLKRDDQVSHPSCLAQESTTPSQQSSTASVSSSATLTPVVSVSPKTTDWTPSASGSESVSTAACEPAWLVPKEGADVATVNVSSPLQQKSATEGKSAASARELVDPRPAAKPERLQSEPSFGATAPPGAHPWSLRSSSRVWGGSLFDLSPSTKMDETTLVIGSRASAPELLDTWSASPWMEPRSCGVASKDSATAPYPMRQSFSATTSRPARITMPSWLFPRVRGRETPGGSSVPSAMPPLTGQRPYGVGTESGGARSNLQVPYTPTLMSTGASTHPKNAESRIAGRKDNRSLSFCQLDGDRDVRQLPDAVVADPSVGVTSNKTVVIAAGFGLFWVSFIVVLLLLWEHRLVEHSRDPMCRTEDCVRHAELLANIIATSSVDPCEDFAAYVCSSPSAAGLVSSDNHHASAMDAAIYSWYSGLGEMLHVGSASVPFGRKPLEMYESCSEGVSGLDSDPVEFLRFVNEAGLSWPDEPSKGADALSVFVSHAFYYEAPAWFSVAISESTNRSDWRLVFSPSRHLPGMLEQHERVFRSGSPVRHYRNTFRAIGGGDVGPWNEELINEMATMERDVLWKLFGAVSSPRKASALISLEEFDNYTPSISCSSWLRALRQSLPLRPTLATEVYLTDVTYIKTVGELFAKYDDQRLLRHLSWLFVQRYAAVVNVSVLVDGYMDYEAAKAARHQFCGFNVEVSYNLLLSVLYFVLRISNFDKASIDATFDSLTAAARHLVIKSSWLDSESKCVAAEKLRAVKMGIWPNKALLKPKTLETIYGDFPEDQGSFTAYWTETRRKLREAKQDVLYHRFANRPMNAAEPYLTYEAIANSVLIATGAVAKPLYYSNGTKGMMYGGIGFLMMLEIVKSLDISGLRWHPNGSVVDSILSEASMEKFDIRDSCRVGGENVSVFPEVPALEVAYSALQEALTRDRRRFRISENITEERAFFLTLCLMTCRRKRLVSTARADCNKAVRYFRLFAKAFSCPLGSNMNPRTKCKFFA, from the exons ATGGCGACTGACCAGAAGAAGCTTCCCAATTCCAG GGATGCCTCGACGATTCCTCCGCGTTCCCATCAAAGCCAAGACGggagcaaaaagaagaaaaagaagcaacgcCGGCTCAAACGCGACGATCAAGTGTCTCACCCGAGCTGCTTGGCGCAGGAGTCCACCACGCCTTCGCAGcagtcgtcgacggcgtcggtgTCGTCGAGCGCGACACTGACGCCGGTCGTCAGCGTGTCGCCCAAGACAACCGACTGGACACCGTCCGCCTCCGGAAGCGAATCGGTCAGCACCGCGGCTTGTGAGCCCGCCTGGCTGGTACCAAAAGAAGGGGCAGACGTTGCCACCGTCAACGTCTCGTCGCCGTTGCAACAAAAGAGCGCCACGGAGGGCAAGAGCGCTGCTTCGGCCCGAGAACTTGTTGACCCGCGGCCcgcagcaaagccagagcggctGCAGTCAGAACCCTCCTTCGGCGCCACGGCGCCGCCCGGTGCTCACCCATGGAGCCTCCGATCCTCCTCCCGTGTCTGGGGAGGGAGCCTATTCGACCTGTCCCCAAGCACCAAGATGGACGAGACCACCCTGGTGATCGGATCGCGCGCAAGCGCGCCCGAGCTCCTCGACACGTGGTCAGCATCGCCCTGGATGGAACCACGCAGTTGCGGTGTTGCCTCTAAGGATTCAGCCACGGCGCCGTACCCGATGCGTCAGTCGTTCAGCGCGACCACGTCACGGCCCGCAAGAATAACGATGCCGTCGTGGCTCTTTCCAAGAGTTCGAGGCCGCGAAACGCCAGGCGGCTCGTCGGTGCCGTCAGCAATGCCTCCGTTGACGGGACAACGGCCCTACGGTGTGGGCACAGAATCCGGCGGTGCTCGGAGCAATCTGCAGGTGCCGTACACTCCTACTCTGATGTCGACGGGCGCCTCGACTCATCCGAAGAATGCCGAAAGCCGTATCGCCGGAAGGAAAGACAACCGTTCGCTGAGCTTTTGCCAACTGGATGGCGATCGAGACGTC AGACAGCTTCCCGACGCTGTCGTCGCAGATCCTTCTGTCGGAGTCACTTCGAACAAAACAGTGGTCATCGCCGCAGGGTTCGGCCTGTTCTGGGTGTCGTTCATCGTCGTGCTGCTCCTCCTGTGGGAGCATCGCTTAGTGGAGCACAGCCGGGACCCAATGTGCCGAACGGAAGACTGCGTTCGACACGCCGAGCTTCTCGCCAACATCATCGCCACCTCGAGCGTGGATCCCTGCGAAGACTTCGCAGCGTACGTCTGCTCCTCCCCGTCGGCCGCCGGCCTTGTTTCCAGCGACAACCACCACGCGTCCGCCATGGACGCCGCAATCTACAGCTGGTACAGCGGACTCGGAGAAATGCTACACGTCGGTTCTGCCTCGGTGCCATTCGGTCGCAAGCCGCTCGAGATGTACGAGTCCTGTTCGGAAGGCGTTTCGGGGCTCGACTCCGACCCGGTCGAGTTCCTGCGTTTCGTGAACGAGGCGGGGCTGAGTTGGCCCGACGAGCCGTCGAAGGGCGCGGACGCCCTCTCCGTGTTCGTGTCGCACGCTTTTTATTACGAAGCTCCCGCCTGGTTCTCGGTGGCGATTTCGGAATCGACAAATCGCAGCGACTGGCGACTGGTCTTTTCGCCTAGTCGTCACCTGCCGGGCATGTTGGAGCAGCACGAACGCGTCTTCAGGAGCGGCTCTCCCGTACGTCACTACAGAAACACTTTTCGAGCCATCGGAGGCGGCGATGTGGGCCCTTGGAACGAAGAACTCATCAACGAGATGGCCACGATGGAGCGCGACGTGTTGTGGAAGCTCTTCGGAGCTGTATCGAGTCCGCGTAAGGCGTCGGCGCTCATATCGCTCGAAGAGTTCGACAACTACACCCCCTCCATTTCCTGCTCGAGCTGGCTGAGGGCACTGAGGCAAAGCCTCCCGCTGCGTCCGACGTTGGCCACCGAGGTGTACCTAACCGACGTGACGTACATAAAAACCGTGGGCGAGCTTTTTGCCAAGTACGACGACCAACGACTTTTGCGGCATCTTTCTTGGCTTTTCGTACAGCGGTATGCTGCAGTCGTAAATGTCAGCGTGCTCGTCGATGGCTACATGGACTACGAAGCTGCGAAAGCAGCCCGCCACCAATTCTGCGGCTTCAACGTGGAAGTGTCTTACAATCTGTTACTTTCCGTGCTGTACTTTGTCTTGAGAATTTCAAACTTCGACAAGGCTTCGATTGACGCCACCTTCGACTCCCTGACTGCGGCAGCCAGGCATTTGGTCATTAAGTCGAGCTGGCTGGACTCGGAGAGCAAATGTGTGGCCGCAGAAAAGCTAAGGGCCGTTAAAATGGGCATCTGGCCCAACAAGGCACTTTTGAAGCCTAAAACATTGGAAACCATCTACGGCGACTTTCCGGAGGACCAGGGTTCGTTCACCGCTTACTGGACCGAGACGAGAAGGAAACTGCGTGAAGCGAAGCAGGACGTGTTGTACCACCGATTCGCGAATCGGCCGATGAATGCCGCAGAACCGTACCTGACATACGAAGCTATCGCGAACAGCGTACTAATCGCCACCGGTGCCGTTGCCAAGCCGCTGTATTATAGCAACGGTACGAAAGGCATGATGTACGGAGGCATCGGCTTCTTGATGATGTTAGAAATCGTCAAGTCGCTGGACATCAGTGGTTTGCGCTGGCATCCGAATGGTAGCGTCGTGGATTCCATACTCTCCGAGGCATCTATGGAGAAGTTCGATATCCGCGACTCTTGCCGCGTTGGAGGAGAGAACGTGAGCGTCTTTCCGGAAGTTCCAGCTTTGGAAGTCGCTTACTCCGCGCTTCAAGAGGCGCTGACGAGGGACCGACGCCGGTTTAGAATCTCCGAGAACATCACCGAAGAGAGGGCGTTCTTCCTAACCCTTTGTCTTATGACGTGTCGCCGGAAACGCCTAGTCAGCACTGCCAGAGCCGACTGCAACAAGGCCGTGCGATATTTTCGCCTGTTTGCGAAAGCGTTCTCCTGCCCCCTCGGTTCGAACATGAATCCGCGCACCAAGTGCAAGTTCTTTGCCTGA